A stretch of DNA from Methylobacterium sp. CB376:
CCAGTGCGGGGCGACGTCGAGGTGGTCCTTGGCGTCGAACAGGAGGCGGCCCCAGGTCGGGATGTCGGGCGGGAAGCCGAGGCCCAGGAAGGAGAGGGTCGATTCGGCGATGATCGCCGCCGAGACCTCGATCGTGGCCGCCACGATCACGGGTCCGAGCGCGTTCGGCAGGATGTGGCGCGTCACCTGGTGCAGCGGCCCCGCCCCCTGCGCGCGCGCCGCCTCCACGAATTCCTTCTCGCGCAGGGACAGGAACTGCGCCCGCACCAGCCGCGCCACCGGCATCCAGCGCAAGCCCCCGATCACCGCGACCACCATCACGAAGATGCCGCCCTCGATCCCGAAGACCTGCTTGAGCTGGTCGCGGAACAGATAGATCACGAGCAGCAGCAGCGGCAGCTGCGGCAGGGACAGGAACAGGTCGGTCACCCACATCAGGACGGGATCGAGCAGGCGGCGGGACATGCCGGCGATCGATCCCACCACCACGCCGACGAGGGTCGCCACCAGCATCGCCGCGAAGCCGACCGCGAGCGAGATCCGCCCGCCGTAGATCATGCGGGCGAGCAGGTCCTGGCCGAGATCGTCCGTGCCGAAGGGGTGCTGGGCGGAGGGGCCCTGCAGCATGGCCGAGAAGTCGATGTCGTCGATGGCGACCGGCCAGAGCAGCCCGCCGAACACGACCCCCAGCACCAGCACCGCCAGGATCACGCTCGACGCCACCGCCAGCCGGTGGCGGCGGAAGCGCCGCCACGTGTCCCGGCCGGAGGCGGCGGGCGCGGGCGCCGCCTCAGCCGAAGGAGATGCGAGGGTCGAGCCAGCCATACAGGAGGTCCGCGACGAGGTTGAACAGGACGACGAGGCAGGCGAACACGAAGGTCACGGCCATCACGACCGGCGTGTCGTTGGCGAGCATCGCGTTGATGAGGAGCGAGCCGATCCCCGGCACCCGGAAGATCTGCTC
This window harbors:
- a CDS encoding ABC transporter permease, with amino-acid sequence MAGSTLASPSAEAAPAPAASGRDTWRRFRRHRLAVASSVILAVLVLGVVFGGLLWPVAIDDIDFSAMLQGPSAQHPFGTDDLGQDLLARMIYGGRISLAVGFAAMLVATLVGVVVGSIAGMSRRLLDPVLMWVTDLFLSLPQLPLLLLVIYLFRDQLKQVFGIEGGIFVMVVAVIGGLRWMPVARLVRAQFLSLREKEFVEAARAQGAGPLHQVTRHILPNALGPVIVAATIEVSAAIIAESTLSFLGLGFPPDIPTWGRLLFDAKDHLDVAPHWALFPGAAIFLTVLSINFIGDGLRDALDPRRVL